DNA sequence from the Phyllopteryx taeniolatus isolate TA_2022b chromosome 14, UOR_Ptae_1.2, whole genome shotgun sequence genome:
CACAAGCAATGATATTCTCTCGCTGCAAGGCGTGCTTTTAATGAAAGTGCTATTTACagacacaacacacaacaacaacaacaacaacaaaaagtcataaaaatgtgcaactttcatttcacattatggATGATCTAATCAATCTAGAACAGTTACAACTGTAACCTTAAACTACATTATGGACACCATTCAGAGCTGTACATAGAAGAGTGGAGCTGACAATATCAGATGTACTGCTATTAGGGAACCTTTCTTGGTGTGCAATGCGGCAACACCGCTACTAAAGTATGACTGGTCTTGTTTTTAGGATATTAACAAATATCACAACTTCACTGCAGTgtaaaagttcttttttttcccacattaacaCGCACGAGCAAACGTACTGTACACCTGTTGACAACGCACACAGGCATGAATTCTGTCATTTGCTTGCTTCTTGCTTGTTATCGTCTCCCTCCTGCTCTGCACGCGCCGTGCAGGAGGGTCCCCAGGGACCCGCGGAGCACGTGGTCCGCGCTGCCATGAGACGTCAGCGGCAGATGGCACCACCAGCACCATGCATACCGGCTGCTGGCATCAGTGGCAGACAGTCCTGcagaaagaagaggaggaggaagagagaggAAGGCTGAGTGTGTTCTtgtcatcatattttttttggggggtgtgcAGGAGCGAGAGGAGGTTTGGGAACATGCAGGCTGCACgctgagaccccccccccccccccaccccccaccctgcATGGtgagttgtctttttgtgtgtgtgcgtgtgttttttttttgtcatctagAGTTTTGAGTGCTTTTGCAAAGACGCCTGCCAGTAAGTTTTCCTCATGGGAGGAATTACAGGATAATTAAGTAGGAAccttaaaaatacttttaatgatgcttattgttgttattattattttctaattgtTTTAGCTGGAACTATGTTGACTCTGCCGTTCGAGGACGCGCAGGCGATGTGTGAGCCACGCTTCGGGGCCGGTTACCCCCGCGCAGGTGCGCCCGAGGATCGACCCTCCCCTCGCCTTCGCCACCTCCGcgccgacgacgacgacgacgaggacgaggacgaggaggagccTTGCAGGTCCGCCGGGGACGACGCCGCCTCCTCGGACCGGGACTACGAGCAGGACGACAGCGGCCTCCTCCGCAAGAAGCGCGGCCCCCGGAAGAAGAAGGCCACCAAGGAGCCGCGCGACCGCTCCCGGCTGCGGCGGCAGGAGGCCAACGCCCGGGAGAGGAGCCGCATGCACGGCCTCAACGCCGCCTTGGAGAGCCTCCGCAAAGTGGTGCCCTGCTACTCCAAAACGCAAAAGCTGTCCAAAATCGAGACCCTGCGCCTGGCCAAGAACTACATCTGGGCGTTGTCCGAGACCCTGAGCGCCGGGAAGAGACCCGACCTCCTGGCGTTTGTGCAGACCCTCTGCAAAGGATTATCGCAGCCCACCACCAACCTGGTGGCcggctgcctgcagctcaacgCCCGCAACTTCCTCACCGACCACAACGGGGAGGTGGTGTTCTCCGGGAGGCCTCCGTACGACCCGCTGTACTCCTCCTCCGCCTACCCGGGCTCCGAGGCGAGCGCGCCCGCCGGCCACGGCAGCTCCGGCCCGGCGGACCCGGCCAAGCCCTTCCGCCACTACGGCTACTCCGGCGCCTACGAGCCGGCCTACGCGTCCCCGGAGGCCGGCAGCCCGCACTTCGAGAGCCCGCTGAGTCCGCCCGTCAACCGGAACGGCATTTTCTCCTTCAAGCACGACGAGCCGCCGGACTACGGCAAGGGGGGCCACCACTACGGGGTGCGCTACTGCGGCGCACCCGGGCGCGCGGCCCTGGCGCACGGCTCCGTGTACAGAGTGGCCCCGGAGGGCCGCTACCCGTACGACCTGCACGTCCGCGGCCAGTCCTTCCAAGCGCAGGGGGAGCTCAACGCCCCCTACCACAATTAAGATACAGAAACTCTCATTTTGACCCCCCGcccctttcccaaaaaaaaatattcttcttctttccccCTAAGTTAAGTTCATCAAAAGTCTGCACTTTTGACTCCGAAGCACAACAAACTTTGACATGTACACACAGAAGTGAATTGAAATGTCCAAAGCCACCACAGAATTCGTTCAAGACGCACGTTTATACTGATTTGGGGATTCTATTACGAGAGATTGGGACCGAGCAATACGATGGCAATTAAGCTATGCAAGGCaatcgttaaaaaaaataataacacaatgGTCCAAACATAAATtggtcccccccaaaaaaaaaatgtaaaaaaaaaatattacaaaatacgtgtgtgtgtgcgtgagagagaCTGTGGAGTAAATAGTGTTCTAATCAGGTGGATGTAAATTAtgattatgtattatttatttatttatttatttgagccTATTTATTGACAGTGGATAATATATGATAGAATTATTGTAAATTTCAAAACAGTGTTATGTGAAAGATTTTACgttgttattgttgtcatcCATTGGCTTGAGAGGGGATTTATTattaccatcatcatcatcacgtgtcacatgtctcaaaaaggggaaccacgttAATATGCaatgacatgattttttttccgaGGGACTTTTGACTGCATTACGTCACAAATCGGTGAACACATTCTAACTCTTTATGGATCGAAATCTTCGTGAAGTCGTGTTTGTGTTCTGCGAAAAGCTTGTATCATTGGCAGCAGACCagaatgaaatgaataaataaatgaccgggggggggggaaaccaaaAGGTATTTATTTGATGGAATTATttatggagggaaaaaaaatccaaacatttgttttgggaTGAGGGGGAATTTTTGCACTTCCAGACAGGCTCGTTCCCTGCACTTGGATGCAAGTTGGAGTTGTTGGAATGGGGCCACGCAGCACAGATTGTGCAGCCCAGTCCTCAAGTCTGCAGCAGAACAAAAGGTAATAATTGTTtacaatatgcttttttttttttttttttcggtgacatttttcaacttcttgaatgccattttttttttcgtgcaTGCAAAAGTCGAAAATGCATGAGCTCGTGACATACAAATTAACTTTATAGGCCTTTACCGACTAACATGAATACTCGTCACAAAAAGTCTTATTAAATAAAGTCAAAAGTGACAGGAGATTTGcaatatttttggaaatgttaTTGTATTAATAATTTCTacgtcatatacagtatattgtattttctaTTACCTAGATGTTTTTGATGGcaattagacaaacaaaaagaaacaagtgtaattcaattattttctaCTAGTTTTtgggtggcaaaaaaaagtgaccTGTATGTAATGTTAATTTGTATGTAACATGCCTTTTATTTTAGAGCTGTTATTGCCACCATTTTTCACACTTAGATTTAAAAATTACACCTAAATTATGTGTATCAAGCATGTATTGTGTATTTGACGGTTTATATTTGAGGgtctttttatgtatttttaaaaaatttttttgcagCTATTGACGAAAttatatttccatttatttaaagtcacacaaccaCAAAGAAACACTATCATTATTATAATTCTCTTTTCCAGGGCCATatttgtgcttatttttttccaaaatcatattttgactttatgtttaatatgtatactgtattttatatttatttatgtagttTTACTATTTTACAGCTTTTTAACCTAACATTTCaatagttaaaaataataataataattaaaaaaaacatcccagaaGCTccaaatcaaacttttttttggaaaaaaagccACCATTATGAGTTGACACTGCACTCATGCATGTGGATGTCATTTCATTTCTCTTTTAGAGGATCCCAACAAATGTATACGAAGACAAGTttccaaaacattcaaatgcagTGATTGAGTTCCTATTGGGTGACACGACCTGATGGCGagtggttttattttttggttgttttgttttttcctccccccttTCACGCAACTTTTTCTGCATGTCACGATTAAAACCGGTGCTCCCTCGGGGGTCCTGAAAGCACCTCTTtagccccccctccccaaaacgCCACATGTACATTTGTCCCATtcagtctcccccccccccccctcccccaagtGGGGTCGGTGGAGTGCGTGAGTCGGTGTGTGTCAGGGGAGGGGGCTGGGGGGCAGGGGTGACGCTGTTCGCCCACGTGGTCCACGAGCAAGCATGCGACAGTTTAACACGGGGTCAAACGTGTAcgcgtgccccccccccccctccccaacccCACGTTCGCGTGCTCATTATCCACGTTTGTGTACATTTAGGACACGTGCGTCGTTGTAAAtagaactttttatttatttttttcaggaagaaaaaaagaggcggAGGAAGGATGTATAAAAGGAAAGATTgaaggagaaggaagagagggaggaaagaaggaaggcagGGAAGGAAAGATGCAACAAAGGAAAAGGAAGGAGGCAAGGATTTCATAAGTAGGAGGGATGGAGGGAACCTAGGAAGACTGGAAGGAAGTCAGGTTGTAtgaaaggaaggatgaatgaatgataggaggaaggaaacaaggaagggAAGGAAGGGGGACGGAAGGTAGGAAGGCGTGTCAGTTTCTTGTTCCAATGTCAATTTTAGCCTTTGGGAAATTTTGAATGATATATCtgtaaaaaatcattttcaaatatgtattgtattttgtaattgCAATGCATTTTGCTTAATTTTATTGACATGCCATGTGAATAGCAACATGTTTTGTGGCCtgattattcatttttaaaaaacaaaaaaatggacactGAGCGTGTGACTTTGGGAcacattatttctttttattttctgactAGGAAACAAATGCAGCAGTCAATGTTGGAGTGTTGATtcgtctaaaaaaataataataagttggCCACATATGTTTTGTGgcctagaaaaaaataataataataataaaaagttttGCGGTGACCATTTGACCCTGGCACAAAATCTTTCTATTTCCATGTTTTCCTATGGGAAAACCTGCTTTGAAATCCTTCCAAAATGTCAACTCCAAGGTAACCTTTTCCAGAGCCCAAAATGTAAGGGTATGTTCCCAAGCTCTAAAAGGTCAAAGCTACaaatcaaacatttgttttcatcgCAATCTGCAGCCTCCGTACCCTAAAATGTTGACAAATGGCGTTCCTTCCTCGTCAACAAAAGTCCTCCAAATTCCGCGCCATTCCCAAGCCCCAGATGGCGACGGTGGCGGGACGGGGACACGTTTCCTCATTAAATTCCTAATAATCATTTGGAATCGGGGATGGGAGGGGGAGGGGTGTGGTGGCTGTCTTGGAAGTGAGGGGAGTGGAGGGATTTGGTGGTTTAATGAGACAGATTTAAGGAGATGAACCCCCACCcgcccctcctcctcccaaTGTGTGGATGCACGTGTGAACGAATGAAACATATGAGcgtgtgtttgtgggtgtgcgTCAGGTCACGGCGGCGGAACGTTCCCAGGCCAGGATCTCATTAAGGTGTCCGATTGGTGGATCAGCCCCTCTGGCATCCGGCCCGAACCCCTTGGAGGAAGCTGCGTCTCTGGGTTGGCGACGCTGGCACGGCCCCGGTTGCGATGGTGGCGAGCGTTCATTATCATATTCGGTCAAATTAGATAAATATGGCGGTGAAGGATGGCGCTTTGAGAGGGCAGCGCGAGGTGAAACTACGCGCAGATCATTCGTGTGCATGTGCTCTTTGTTTACAGGTGTTCAGAgcgtttggggggggggggggggggggtgttgtagCGTCAGTATCCTGTGGCGCGAGGTGTTTTAATAGCAGAGGTGGCgaaagtactcgcactctttacTTCAGTAGAAGTATAAATGCCCGCTGTTCACATGTTCAGGAATGAAATACGTCTGTCATCCACCATGCGTGTCCGCGGACCTCAGAATCTGTCGGCCGgtgccctgatcaaattcaccaaaattgcgtTAGACTTGCCGCGCCAAAAGTTGGACACGGTCTAAGAAGGCAAAAGTTGAGAGCGGCATTCTGGCATCAAATTAACAATGCAGCATGTGTCAAAGGACGGCCATCTTGGTGCAGATTGGTCTGCCAAAATTGGCCATCACGCCAGTAAGCCTTTGGCgtgcacaaaaatcaagatcCGCcactattatttttaaatatctggTTCCAGGTTCAAGCtaaccatttttattttgggtatTCTAAGTAAATATAAACGATGCAATTAAGAGGctaattttggggggggttaaaaaaatctgacttttattGAAGTCAACAAGGTCTTAAGTCCAACAATACAATCACTATAAAATGACACTAAAATATTATGCTTTGTGAATGCAAATATCTTGAACTTAACCCTTGACCCTTCGAGTCACACTGACTGCACAGGGTCACTTGTCTTCATTGCAGCTATCCTCAAGATCCTGTTGAGCCACTTGATTGCTAACCAACATCGGCGACGGCTTTCCCGTAGAATCTCGACTCCATCGCACGATAACGACAACACGAATCTCAGCGACCGATGAGTTTCACGACATCGTCTCTCTCGGGCTGTTTCACGCATTTATCATATTTAACTTTCGACGGTATAATGGCAGCGAGTTCACGAGAAATAACGGACACAGACATGTTGGAGGACCTACGTGACAATTGACAAGTTCGAAAGGACGTAAATATGTATTACATGTAGATACTTACAGTGTTGGAAGTAAGTTCACCGCAAAGGATTGAAGATGACCTGACCAATTTGACTCTGACACGTGGTCACTCCACGATGTTGTGACATTTGTTATTTTCGCCCAATGACAGTGAAGACATCGCGTATCGTCAGGTCAGTTGGGCACTCCTCATTCCACACGTTCCATGAATACGGAAAATACAAGTTTTCAAGTTGTGAGCAGTGTGATAATATGATATGATGAGAAtaactgtggaaaaaaaaaaaaaaaaaaaaaaaaagtggtggcGCAAGTGAGAGAAAAGATTGTGGTGTCACTGATAGACTTCTCTTTTGGAAATGAGGAATGGCCGACATTAAACATGTAATGACAAGTATAGGAACTTTCCTGGACTAATCACACAAGCCTTTGTGAGGAGTCATTAGCTCCATAATTAACTCCGTATTAGCACGGAGAAAGAATCCATTCGTAACATCCACTCTTCTTTTGTGCGCCAATGACATATCGTTCCATAATCACGCCGCCTTCGGATTAATAAGAATCTCCTTCGCCCGTTAAATATATCAACTGAATATGTATCACATGGCCGGCATGTCGGCGTTTAACGTAGTCGAGTACAGTACAGTTGGTGGCGCGGACCAGCATGCACTGCAACAAACGTCCCGTATGCAAGATGTCTCCTCTGCCGTCTCCTTTCGGTATTCATCGCCGCCGTGCGCCATCGCCAATCTGTCCCGTACTGCCTTTCAAGCATTTCCTGTGGGACTCATGCTGTGCTCGcactcacacacgcgcacgcgcacacacacacacacacacacacacacacgcggagCACAGAGGGAAAGTGAGCTGTCTGCCGAGGGTTGGATTGTTGGTGCCGGTCCAAAAATGTGTCACCGGGGGACACGCGTGGTCTGCTGGAGGCTGGGATCTGTCGCTAATGGGCCCCGCAGCCGTCAGCACCACCTGGGGATATAAGACACCATGCGTGGATGGAGGGATGCAGGGATGGAAGGGGGTGGGTTCAAGGAGGGAGAGAAGGAAAGGGAGAGGGAACGTGTGGCACAACAAAACTAATATCATCTacagtgtctgtctgtctgtcagtcaGTCAATCAGTCTTTGTCTAGCCGTCCGTCTGGATCTGTCGATCAAGCCGTCGATCCACATTCGTCTGTCAAGAAATTGGAATCCGTTCGTCCATCTGTCCAGTTATCAATATTCTCTATCATCCATCCAGTCATccaccaatccatccatcataGTGTCTACCAATCCATCTGTcaattccttccttccatccatcaatcatccatccattcatccatccatccatcaatccattcatcatccatccatccatcaatcttttatccatccatgcatccaaccaaccatctatccatcaatcatcaatcatccatccatccatccatcaatcatccatccatccatccatccacccacccatcatccatccatccatccatccatcatctatcCATGCATCCAACCAACCATCTatcatcattcatccatccatccatccatccagccatcatccgtccatccatccatctagccatcaaccatccatccacccatcattcatccatccatccatccatccaactatccatccatccacccacccatctATCTATCCCAGTCCAAGTTGTAAAAGGCTGCGGTAACTGTATGATAGCTGTGTGAGATAGCAGCGGTCAATATATTTAAACGAGGAGCCATAAAAAGGAAGACTTTGCAAAAGTCTAGACAACAATGGAGTTGTTCACGTGCAATATGCTGTTTGAAGTTTTGGAACTAATGCGTTTAGCAGGAAAAGTCAATGTTGCTTCCTGGCTGCCATGAAAGGCatcttataaaaaaaacaagaaaaagaagaagaagtgaagGCATAAACAGGCGGGGCAGGTGTTGACGATGCAAATGAAACGGATGACAGATGGCAAGCCTCGCGATTGCTCACTGTGCAGATAATGGATGGAGGTAATCAAATTCCTCTGAGGCTTTGGGACTTTTCCTCGCAACTTGCCCATCAATTGCACCATCAAACGCTGCCGTCGTCAAATGAACCCCCTCAGCCCACCCGCCACCGACCCCCCCACCTCAAAAGATGCCCTACAAAGAACTTACGTGTTTTCTCATCAACAAGAATTCAGTAGCAAAATCCACAAAAACTTAACATCACCGAACCTCTTTGAGCTTTGTGTACAGCACAAACATGACAGGAATACAGTGCTTGTATCAAactaaatgaggaaaaatatacTAAACTACACTGAATGTAAAATACCTGTATATAAAAccccactttgaaaccctaaccctggcttgaaaccctactttgaaaccctaaatctggTTCCAAATCCTAAATTAAAATTcgaagccctttttttttttaaacccttagCCTGGCTCGAAACGTTACTTCAAAGCGCCGCGCTtggcttaaaaccctactttcaaaccctaaccttgacttGAATTCCTACTTCGAAACCTCAACCTGAAACTAACCCggacttgaaaccctcatttgaaagcaTAACTTtgtctgtcttgaaaccctaatttacaACCCTGAGACTAATTtcaagccctaatttgaaaacgcTTCCGTTGAACTATTCCAaaagctttgcagtttttgtatcTTGCCtgccaagatttttttttctgtccccgTCGTCAAGGAAAATGGTTCAACCCGCTCACCAGCTTTCGAGAATTCATGCTCAATATGCTTACCCAAAAAACTGCCAAATGCTCATGGCCTCACATCTCGCCGAATGAGACCTGAAACAAAATAGGGGGGGAAAAGGAAGTATGTAGTGACTTTTAG
Encoded proteins:
- the neurod6b gene encoding neurogenic differentiation factor 6-B, which produces MLTLPFEDAQAMCEPRFGAGYPRAGAPEDRPSPRLRHLRADDDDDEDEDEEEPCRSAGDDAASSDRDYEQDDSGLLRKKRGPRKKKATKEPRDRSRLRRQEANARERSRMHGLNAALESLRKVVPCYSKTQKLSKIETLRLAKNYIWALSETLSAGKRPDLLAFVQTLCKGLSQPTTNLVAGCLQLNARNFLTDHNGEVVFSGRPPYDPLYSSSAYPGSEASAPAGHGSSGPADPAKPFRHYGYSGAYEPAYASPEAGSPHFESPLSPPVNRNGIFSFKHDEPPDYGKGGHHYGVRYCGAPGRAALAHGSVYRVAPEGRYPYDLHVRGQSFQAQGELNAPYHN